One region of Pedosphaera parvula Ellin514 genomic DNA includes:
- the ilvD gene encoding dihydroxy-acid dehydratase has product MKNNSKASKSPKADNLRPYSSLVLDGPERAPSRAMLYPVGFKPEDFKKPLIGIASTWSMVTPCNMHIDKLALEAEKGANAAGGKAIIFNTITISDGISMGSEGMKYSLVSREVIADSIETVVGCEGMDGYVAIGGCDKNMPGALMAIARMNRPAVFAYGGTILPGCITGDTRKLDVVSVFEAVGAHANKKISDGELQAIESCAIPGPGSCGGMYTANTMASAIEALGMSLPNSSAQAAISPAKKDDCQRAGAAVVNLIKKGIRPLDIMTKKAFENAITVVIALGGSTNAVLHLLAMANAAKVKLSLDDFTRIGKKVPVLADLKPSGKHLMSELVAIGGIRPLMKTLLDAGLLHGDCLTVSAQTLAEDLKGVRPYPVGQTIIRPLNDPIKKDSHLVVLYGNLSPEGSVAKITGKEGLRFEGRARVFNSEELALKKILDGGIKKGDVVVIRYEGPKGGPGMREMLSPTSAIMGKGLGKEVALITDGRFSGGTHGFVVGHITPEAHVGGPLALVKEGDTIVIDAEKRELSVNISAKEMAARRKTWKQPKARYTRGVLAKYAHLVTSASLGAVTDNNLNLE; this is encoded by the coding sequence ATGAAAAACAATTCGAAAGCCAGCAAGTCGCCTAAAGCCGACAATTTGCGCCCCTATTCCAGCCTCGTCCTCGACGGCCCTGAACGCGCACCCAGCCGCGCCATGCTTTATCCCGTCGGTTTCAAACCCGAAGATTTCAAGAAGCCCCTCATCGGCATCGCCTCCACGTGGAGCATGGTTACCCCGTGTAACATGCACATCGATAAACTCGCGCTCGAAGCCGAGAAAGGCGCCAACGCCGCCGGCGGCAAGGCCATTATTTTCAATACCATCACCATCTCCGACGGCATCTCCATGGGTTCCGAAGGTATGAAATATTCCCTCGTCTCCCGCGAAGTCATCGCCGACTCCATCGAAACCGTCGTTGGTTGCGAAGGCATGGACGGCTATGTCGCCATTGGTGGTTGCGATAAAAATATGCCCGGCGCCCTGATGGCCATCGCCCGCATGAACCGTCCCGCCGTCTTCGCTTATGGCGGAACAATCCTCCCCGGCTGCATCACTGGCGACACGCGCAAGCTCGACGTCGTCTCCGTCTTCGAAGCCGTCGGTGCTCATGCCAACAAGAAAATCAGCGACGGCGAACTGCAAGCCATCGAGTCCTGCGCCATCCCTGGCCCCGGCTCATGCGGCGGCATGTATACTGCCAACACCATGGCCAGCGCGATCGAAGCACTCGGCATGAGCCTGCCGAACAGCTCAGCTCAAGCCGCGATCTCTCCGGCCAAGAAGGATGATTGCCAGCGCGCCGGTGCCGCCGTGGTTAACCTGATCAAGAAAGGCATCAGGCCGCTCGACATCATGACCAAAAAGGCGTTCGAAAATGCCATCACGGTCGTCATCGCTCTCGGTGGCTCGACCAATGCCGTTCTCCACCTGCTCGCCATGGCCAATGCCGCCAAGGTAAAACTCTCGCTCGATGATTTCACCCGCATCGGCAAAAAGGTTCCTGTCCTCGCCGATCTCAAACCCAGCGGCAAACATCTCATGTCGGAACTCGTCGCCATCGGCGGCATACGTCCTTTGATGAAAACCTTGCTCGACGCCGGCTTGCTTCATGGCGATTGCCTCACCGTCAGCGCCCAGACTCTCGCGGAAGACCTCAAAGGCGTGCGCCCCTACCCCGTTGGTCAGACAATTATCCGTCCACTCAACGATCCCATCAAGAAGGACAGCCATCTCGTCGTCCTCTATGGCAATCTTTCTCCCGAGGGTTCCGTTGCCAAGATTACCGGCAAGGAAGGTCTCCGCTTTGAAGGCCGCGCCCGCGTCTTCAACTCCGAAGAACTCGCCCTCAAAAAGATTCTCGATGGCGGCATCAAGAAAGGTGATGTCGTGGTCATACGCTACGAAGGCCCCAAGGGTGGCCCCGGCATGCGTGAAATGCTCAGCCCCACTTCCGCCATCATGGGCAAAGGCCTCGGCAAGGAAGTCGCCCTTATCACCGACGGTCGCTTCTCCGGCGGCACCCATGGTTTCGTGGTCGGCCACATCACCCCGGAAGCCCACGTTGGCGGTCCTCTCGCACTGGTGAAGGAAGGCGACACCATCGTCATCGATGCAGAAAAACGTGAACTCTCCGTAAACATTTCCGCGAAGGAAATGGCTGCCCGTCGCAAAACTTGGAAGCAGCCCAAGGCCCGTTACACCCGTGGCGTACTCGCCAAATATGCCCACCTCGTCACCTCCGCATCATTAGGCGCCGTGACCGACAATAATTTAAACCTCGAATAA
- a CDS encoding PQQ-dependent sugar dehydrogenase has protein sequence MRKALILNRFTFFPVLSLFCLLTFSALRSPAADELAAMQLKVAFPNLTFNRPLWLEEAPDDSKRMFVVEQFGRILSFSKDTQCKDTNVFLDITERKPHENNEEGLLGFAFHPDFKQNHKFYVYYSQQNPKRSVLSEFTVSATDPQKADLASERIIMQTPMVYGNHNGGTILFGRDGYLYISVGDGGLGGDPHNFGQSTRFLYGKILRIDVNSRTGSLQYGIPNDNPFVGKSDKGLRGEVYACGLRNPWRMSFDRETGELWVGDVGQDKFEEIDLIVKGGNYGWSVREGFHPFKEPVDRLKDQSTRLIDPIMEYAHTPALQKECKFPDHSIGLSITGGYVYHGKKLPGLQGVYLYADFVQGTVWGLKYEHGQITADSQLTKPNLARSIASFGEDRDGEVYLLAFDGKIYELEAAPKQTAQAN, from the coding sequence ATGCGAAAGGCTCTCATTTTAAATCGGTTCACTTTCTTTCCCGTTTTGTCTCTCTTCTGTCTCCTGACATTTTCAGCCTTGCGAAGCCCTGCTGCTGACGAACTGGCCGCCATGCAATTGAAAGTCGCCTTCCCCAACCTGACCTTCAATCGCCCCCTCTGGCTGGAGGAAGCTCCAGATGATTCCAAGCGTATGTTCGTGGTGGAACAGTTTGGCCGCATTCTGTCCTTTTCCAAGGATACGCAATGCAAGGATACGAACGTCTTTCTGGACATCACCGAACGCAAACCGCATGAAAACAACGAGGAGGGTCTCCTCGGTTTTGCGTTTCATCCTGATTTCAAACAAAATCACAAATTTTACGTTTACTACTCCCAGCAGAATCCGAAACGAAGCGTTCTCAGTGAATTCACAGTCTCCGCAACCGATCCCCAAAAGGCTGACCTCGCCTCGGAGCGCATTATCATGCAGACGCCCATGGTTTATGGAAACCACAACGGCGGCACCATTCTCTTTGGCCGTGATGGATATCTCTATATCAGCGTCGGCGATGGCGGTCTCGGCGGAGATCCGCACAACTTCGGCCAAAGCACCCGCTTCCTCTACGGCAAGATTCTTCGCATCGATGTCAACTCCCGCACCGGGTCATTGCAATATGGCATCCCTAACGACAATCCCTTCGTTGGCAAAAGTGACAAAGGCCTGCGTGGCGAGGTTTATGCCTGCGGCTTGCGCAATCCCTGGCGCATGAGCTTCGACCGCGAAACCGGCGAACTCTGGGTCGGCGATGTCGGCCAGGACAAGTTTGAAGAAATAGATCTTATCGTCAAAGGCGGCAACTACGGTTGGAGCGTGCGCGAAGGCTTTCATCCTTTCAAAGAACCCGTCGACCGGCTCAAGGACCAGTCCACCAGGCTAATCGACCCCATCATGGAATACGCCCATACCCCGGCCTTGCAGAAAGAGTGCAAATTTCCCGACCATAGTATTGGCCTCAGCATCACTGGAGGTTATGTTTATCATGGAAAGAAATTGCCCGGGTTGCAGGGCGTTTATCTTTATGCAGATTTCGTTCAAGGAACTGTGTGGGGACTGAAATACGAGCACGGTCAGATAACCGCGGACAGCCAGCTAACGAAACCAAATCTTGCACGCTCAATCGCCAGCTTTGGTGAAGATCGAGATGGCGAAGTTTATCTTCTTGCCTTCGACGGAAAAATTTACGAACTGGAAGCTGCTCCAAAACAAACCGCGCAGGCAAATTGA
- a CDS encoding ankyrin repeat domain-containing protein codes for MKSLKVIVAAAGVLVLAVVVLVMLKMADHTKEFRNALYSGNVALVEKLLKEHPSLANVKNVDGQEKGWTPLHVAAYVGDAELAKVLLNHHAKVDAMDNRGLTPLLWTAFGGKEEMAAVLLSNGADVNARGKDGRTTLDLAKNTLNEKLIQLLRERGAKE; via the coding sequence ATGAAGTCTCTGAAAGTCATCGTTGCGGCCGCAGGAGTATTGGTGCTTGCGGTAGTGGTTTTGGTCATGCTGAAAATGGCGGACCATACGAAGGAATTTCGGAACGCGCTGTATTCTGGAAATGTGGCGTTGGTAGAAAAGCTGCTGAAAGAGCATCCCTCCCTGGCGAATGTGAAAAACGTGGACGGACAGGAGAAGGGTTGGACGCCGCTGCATGTGGCAGCTTATGTAGGGGACGCGGAGTTGGCCAAGGTTCTCCTGAATCATCACGCGAAGGTGGATGCGATGGACAATCGGGGTCTTACGCCGCTGCTCTGGACAGCATTTGGCGGGAAGGAAGAGATGGCGGCGGTATTGTTGTCCAACGGTGCGGATGTGAATGCGCGGGGAAAGGATGGGAGGACGACATTGGATCTGGCAAAAAACACGCTGAATGAAAAGTTGATTCAACTTCTGCGTGAACGCGGGGCAAAGGAGTAG
- a CDS encoding CBS domain-containing protein, with protein MNISGTIDSILNYKGKQIWSIQPFATVYEAVEKMAEKNVGALLVMENDRLVGMFSERDYTRKVVLHGKSSRQTLVREIISRPVISVDPDCSVEEAMRIMTENRIRHLPVIESDQVVGVVSIGDLVNWMISAQHLALNQMEDYITGKYPG; from the coding sequence ATGAATATCAGCGGAACAATCGACTCGATCCTCAACTATAAAGGCAAGCAAATCTGGTCCATCCAACCATTCGCCACCGTTTATGAAGCCGTTGAGAAAATGGCTGAAAAGAACGTGGGCGCGTTGCTGGTGATGGAAAATGACAGATTGGTTGGCATGTTTTCAGAACGCGATTACACGCGCAAAGTGGTGCTTCACGGAAAATCCTCCCGCCAGACACTGGTGAGAGAAATCATTTCGAGACCGGTTATTTCGGTTGACCCGGATTGTTCGGTGGAAGAAGCCATGCGGATAATGACCGAGAACCGCATCCGTCATTTGCCGGTGATTGAGAGCGACCAGGTTGTGGGGGTGGTTTCCATTGGTGACCTGGTTAATTGGATGATCTCCGCGCAACATCTGGCGTTGAACCAGATGGAAGATTACATCACTGGCAAGTACCCGGGTTGA
- a CDS encoding N-acyl homoserine lactonase family protein, translating into MDGGQITFNDMAPFSDTGEFDGKVGHLSDMCILVAHPKGWLLWDTGVQPKKYDGFEFTRKRTLSSQLADIGLKPEDITYLAFSHFHFDHTGNANEFLSSTWILQNKELQWANSQPTPFGVDPSTFSQSEKVKKQMIDGDHDVFGDGKVKILSAPGHTPGHEVLLIKLDSGKNLIFAGDLYHQSLSRDKRLVPAFNISRADTLASIDRVNRIAKNLNAKLFIQHEKSNFDMLPSFPKYLK; encoded by the coding sequence TTGGATGGCGGCCAGATTACGTTTAACGATATGGCGCCGTTTTCAGACACGGGTGAATTTGACGGAAAGGTCGGCCATTTGAGTGACATGTGCATCCTGGTAGCCCACCCAAAGGGCTGGCTGCTTTGGGACACAGGGGTTCAGCCGAAAAAATATGACGGCTTTGAATTCACACGCAAACGAACTCTTTCATCTCAACTGGCCGATATTGGGTTGAAACCCGAAGACATTACTTATCTGGCATTCTCCCATTTTCATTTCGACCATACAGGTAATGCCAATGAGTTTCTCAGTTCTACGTGGATTCTGCAGAACAAGGAATTGCAATGGGCGAATTCACAACCCACTCCATTTGGCGTCGATCCGTCGACATTTTCCCAATCTGAAAAAGTGAAAAAACAGATGATTGATGGTGATCATGATGTCTTCGGTGACGGCAAGGTGAAGATTCTTTCCGCCCCAGGCCATACTCCGGGCCACGAAGTTTTACTAATCAAGCTCGACAGCGGCAAAAACTTGATTTTCGCCGGGGATCTATATCACCAATCTTTAAGCCGTGATAAGAGATTGGTTCCCGCCTTCAACATTAGTCGCGCTGACACGCTTGCCTCCATCGACCGGGTCAACCGGATTGCGAAAAATCTCAATGCGAAGCTCTTTATCCAACATGAAAAAAGCAATTTTGATATGCTGCCGTCTTTCCCTAAGTATTTGAAGTAG
- a CDS encoding type 1 glutamine amidotransferase domain-containing protein translates to MKILMVLTSHDQLGNTGRKTGFWLEEFAAPYYVFRDAGVDLTLASPKGGQPPIDPKSDLPENQTPAMTRFKQDAKTQETLSRTLKLSEMNAEDFDTIFYVGGHGPMWDLVDNPDSIALIESFYNSGKPVAAVCHSPAVFHRAMYEGASLVKGKRVTGFTNGEEEAVHLTHVVPFLVEDELKRVGGLYEKAPDWQSFAIVDGRLITGQNPASSTAAARALLEVLTAEKHAVGAGA, encoded by the coding sequence ATGAAAATACTAATGGTACTGACATCACATGATCAACTGGGCAACACCGGTCGCAAGACCGGCTTCTGGCTGGAGGAATTCGCGGCACCTTACTATGTATTTCGGGATGCGGGTGTCGATTTGACACTGGCCTCGCCGAAAGGCGGGCAACCACCGATCGATCCGAAGAGCGATTTGCCGGAAAATCAGACTCCCGCGATGACACGCTTTAAGCAGGACGCGAAGACGCAAGAGACGCTGTCCCGAACACTCAAACTATCCGAAATGAATGCGGAGGACTTCGACACGATATTCTACGTGGGCGGCCACGGTCCGATGTGGGATCTTGTCGATAACCCCGATTCCATCGCCCTGATCGAGTCTTTCTACAATTCCGGCAAGCCCGTCGCTGCGGTCTGCCATTCGCCGGCCGTGTTCCATCGGGCCATGTACGAGGGAGCTTCGCTCGTAAAGGGCAAGCGTGTCACTGGCTTCACCAACGGAGAAGAGGAGGCAGTGCACCTCACCCATGTTGTGCCCTTCCTCGTCGAGGATGAGTTGAAGCGAGTGGGTGGCCTTTATGAGAAAGCTCCCGACTGGCAGAGTTTTGCAATCGTGGATGGACGCCTCATTACCGGGCAGAACCCGGCCTCGTCCACCGCTGCGGCCCGTGCACTTCTAGAAGTACTCACGGCCGAAAAACATGCAGTCGGAGCCGGCGCGTAA
- a CDS encoding BON domain-containing protein, with protein sequence MKTIVHIVVLASMVAAVNSVCFASPPDQQETSKSQAQIARNTTSNSSSSEEKKFATSNDRATSKEIITQIVREDTELAVQARRFKILTVNGHVTISGKVKSEKQREKIGSIASNVVGQTNVDNLLVVK encoded by the coding sequence ATGAAAACTATCGTACATATTGTTGTTCTCGCATCGATGGTGGCAGCTGTTAATTCTGTTTGCTTCGCCTCTCCGCCAGATCAACAGGAAACCTCAAAAAGCCAGGCCCAAATTGCCAGGAACACAACCAGCAATTCCAGTTCCTCAGAAGAAAAAAAATTCGCAACCTCTAACGACCGGGCTACCTCCAAGGAAATCATCACCCAGATCGTTCGTGAAGATACCGAACTCGCCGTCCAGGCCAGGCGCTTTAAAATCCTTACAGTGAATGGCCACGTCACCATCTCAGGCAAAGTTAAAAGTGAGAAACAAAGAGAAAAGATTGGAAGTATAGCTTCCAATGTTGTGGGCCAAACCAACGTCGATAATTTGTTGGTGGTCAAATAA